The nucleotide window CTCCATGTGATTGCGCTCGTACGGATTCTGCGCCTCCATCTTCACACCCATGATGAGGCCAGAGAGGACGGACGCCAGTTCCAGCTGCGCGATGGGCATGTACATGtggggaggaagaagcaaGTGGCGGTACTCCATCTCCGCGTGCTCGTCATCGAGTACCGACTTGGGCGGTGGCGACTGCCCGATCAGCACCTGGTTTGACCGAAGGCTCCAGATGGTGCGCAGCAATTGGTGCGCCGTGGGAATGTCTCCCGCGATGAACGCAGCCAACCCGAGCTGCGCAATGGCCCTATTTAGCAGGATTGCTAGTGGGGCATCGGCGACAGTGATGCTGTTGGCCACACCCGTTCGCAGCAGGTAGTCGCGACCCTCGCGGTACAGGCCACACAGGCCGTACTGGTATGCAACGTGACACACACCCGACACTGAAAGGGCAGCACTTGGCTTTACTTGAAGGCTAAGCTTGTGGAGAGCGCGAACAGTATCAAAGACAGACTCTGAGATAATGGTGAGAGTGTCTGTCGAGGAGAGCGAGTTGTAGAAAAGCTGATGAGCCTCCTGACGGCGCTGGCCGAGAATATCGAAGAGGATGGCAATGCACGCCTTTAACGGCTCAGTCCTCTTGCGGACCTGATAGTAACCTAGGGCACGATCAGCGAGAACGGCGAGGTCGTTCTCGAAGGCGATGATCTTAAGGTACTCCTGGCTGGCCACCTCCTCGAACTTCGACTTGTTCACTAGCTCTGTGTGCAGGTACGTCAAAAAGCCGTGGATGCCGCCCGGCACGACAATGTTACGTGCGCTCACCGACGATGAGTCCTCAACGAAGCGCACATTAGTGGCGGCGATCATGCGACTGAAGAACTTGGCACCCCACTTGAAGGCACGCTCCCAGGTGTCGGAGCTCACCAGCAGCTTGCGGCTGTCGCGCCGCAGAACAGTCGAGACCGCAATACCCATGGCGGAGATCTCCAGGTTCGTGTACCCCTTGCGGCCACACGCGCGAATCACCTTCTCGATCTTGCCCACCAGATTCACTTCGCGGGAGCCGGAGATGTCCTCAAGGATCTGCGCGTACTCAGACTCGGTCAGCTCCGCACCAgcatcctcgtcctcgtcctgcACACCGTCTTCGTTCTCCGGGCCCTttgccagctcctccagctcctttTTGTAGAGCTTCTCCGTCTCCTCGACCAAGGCGACAAGGTCCTTCAGGCTCTTAAACTCCAAGCGATTCGCAAAGTCCTCGCGCGCCTTGCCCTCCAGATACTCCGCCAAGTTTGGCATGTCCTGAAGGCAGTTCTGCAGTGCCTGCGGTGCCACCTTGTACTTGCGCACAAAGTTGTGTACCTCATCGCGCATGTGCTTAAACGTTTCGAGCGCTTCATGCCACGACTCGTTGCCAGCATTGTAGTCGAACGTGTCGCAGAGCGCTTGAATAGAGTTGgccgccttttcttttttgggAATCACCTCCTGGCGCTCCTCAAGCTCCTCCTCATCCGTCCACTCAAACCAGAATGGGTTGATCTGCGTCTCCGGCACCTCCTCGCGGAGCAGGCTCTTCTCTGACTCACTGTCGCTATCGCTGGAGCTGATCGCGAAGAAGTTCATCCTGtacgaaaaaagaaaacgttCGGTTCACGAGAAGAAACTGCAATCTGAGTATTCTGCATTGTGACGCAGAGTGCGAAGAGAGTGCGAAGACAAGTAAACAAGCATACAGAGAGAACGTGCAGACGCGCGAGGTGGATTTTTTTCCACGAGTAGAACTCCAATGCACCAGAAAAAGGTCTATCCGTGCATGTCTTCGTGAAACAGGCGTAATGTGTGGAGACACAAGAGCCACGCCGTGGCGCATACAGACCGTCCCGGGGCGAGTGTCTGGTCCTCACGGAAGCAAACACTatgcttttcctttttctttccacgACCACTACAGCAGCTTACGGTCTTTAAAATAGCAGATCCATAGCGCGTGCCACACAtaggcacacacaaaaagctCCTCTGTCCTTGTCCAACGAATACACTTATCTCATGAGCGCGTCCATCATTTGCAGCGTGGTGCTTACACTGCAGCGTTGACCTGCTTCCGTACTGCACTCCATCAGGTTTTCCAGCGAGGCTCTGATACGGCGCCACGCAAGTCGAAGCTCTTGAGAACCGAGAAGCTGCCTGCCATGCCACTTCACCACATCATGTAGTCTTGCAGCAGCCGCGACACACTCCTCGGTGCGTAGGCATTCGCACAGATGCGGTATATGCCGGGACACCTGCTCTGGATACATCGCGGCCACTTCTTCCTCTGTCAGGGTCAAGAAGGATTGCTCAGGAGTCACCAGGAATGCGTCCTCCTCATCAGAAGCCATCTTTATTGGGATTAGCCATGAATGAGAGCCGCCCAAGAGTCGCACTTGGTTGTTGAACAGTAACACCGCCGCTTTCAGCTCACGGTCCGCCTCGTCCACACTTTCGCGGTTTACCTTCTCGACATCCCTGATGCATCTCAACAACGTCGTCGCATCCATTTCTTCTTCgtcgtatgtgtgtgtctcgtaCCCTTGCTGGCGTGCGTGGGGGCGACAACGCTATGGAGTGACAGAAAAGTCTTACGTGGAGGCGagaaagcagcagagagaaagtAGTGACGCGTCACGGCAGCTTTCGCAGGTAAGACACAAACACCTCAGTACCCCACCTGCTGGGGTGAGACAGCAGTACCTCCTTCAGGAGTATCGTATCCTCAACAGACTCCGCCACGACAAAGCAGCTGTTCACCCCCGCTGATGTGATCGCGACAACGCCGGCAATGTGCTTCAGCTTCACCACCACGGTCAGATAGGGTGTGTTGCGCACGAGCAGGTACTTTGAGGGCTTTGTCGCCACAATGTACCCGCGAATCGGTGAagctggtggaggtgagACATGCAGACACAGTGCCCGTCCAAAAAGCGGAAAACCGTCAAGCAATACCAACGCCTCCTGTGCCGCCGAGGATTCTGTGAAGGAAATCATCGCCCGACTCTGTCGCACGTCCACCACAATATCCTCCACAGATTGCACCCTCTCGAATAGCCTCAAAAGTGTGCGTCGAGTATGTTCGAGGCCTACGGGGAACGCTACATTAGTCACCTCGATAAACTCCATACTGTTCGGAGTTGGGTTTCTCAATTTGCAGCTCGgattctctcttttttttcccatAAAGGAACAAGTGAGCTGTCACCTGGACCTCTGAAGGCAACACAGAGACCATGATATGCACCCCAGAAAAGGGTAAGAGGATCAAGGTCGCTTTTTAGGACACAGCGCCGAAGCACAAAGAGCTAAGCAGAAAACGTTTTCACACAGAGAAGCTGGTACGGAGAGACAACAACAGAGAGTAGAGTAGAGCTTCGGGCTTTAAAAGCTGCCTATGAAGACGCCTTCTCACCCACAAACCTGCGGACATACAAATGAGTAGGTTGTCTATGCGAGCACCAGTTGCTCCCCCAACACCCCTCTTTCACTTGATTTTCTGCTACTTAGTCCGGGCAGAATCGTCTCCTTGTAGTAGAAAGACCTACAAACACGCTCAAATATATATATGTCTTCAAGCGCTCATGACGGCGCGCTGGTCCAGTAAAGCTTTTCAGCGGCCAGCCGCCGCTGTAGAAGTCTCGTCTTCTCCGAGGCATTAACGACCAGCAGTGGTCCTTGCTTCCCGACACTAAAAAGAACATCCAAGTCCTGCAGCGCAACTAGCACATCTTCAATAATAAGACTCGACGCCTTGCTCAGCTCCCCTATCGTTATCGGGATACCTCGTTCCTCCAGCGCAAATACAGCAAACAGAACCTCCTCCCGCCACACTCTGCGAAAGAGAGCATTTCCGCTCGTGCTAAGTGGGCGCTCCGGGGTCCCAACAATACCCTCCACCCGCGCCATCTCGTATGACAGCCGGACGAGAAAGCCACCATACCCTTT belongs to Leishmania braziliensis MHOM/BR/75/M2904 complete genome, chromosome 36 and includes:
- a CDS encoding putative eukaryotic translation initiation factor 3 subunit 8; translation: MNFFAISSSDSDSESEKSLLREEVPETQINPFWFEWTDEEELEERQEVIPKKEKAANSIQALCDTFDYNAGNESWHEALETFKHMRDEVHNFVRKYKVAPQALQNCLQDMPNLAEYLEGKAREDFANRLEFKSLKDLVALVEETEKLYKKELEELAKGPENEDGVQDEDEDAGAELTESEYAQILEDISGSREVNLVGKIEKVIRACGRKGYTNLEISAMGIAVSTVLRRDSRKLLVSSDTWERAFKWGAKFFSRMIAATNVRFVEDSSSVSARNIVVPGGIHGFLTYLHTELVNKSKFEEVASQEYLKIIAFENDLAVLADRALGYYQVRKRTEPLKACIAILFDILGQRRQEAHQLFYNSLSSTDTLTIISESVFDTVRALHKLSLQVKPSAALSVSGVCHVAYQYGLCGLYREGRDYLLRTGVANSITVADAPLAILLNRAIAQLGLAAFIAGDIPTAHQLLRTIWSLRSNQVLIGQSPPPKSVLDDEHAEMEYRHLLLPPHMYMPIAQLELASVLSGLIMGVKMEAQNPYERNHMERYVYNTVTRTPDLMGKPFSFKEQVAVAYEHLKAGNYISAKEQVEAMTTFDTLPSGKEARRLYLQTLKEVALLVFCYSNRTSFSTMSVANLAIKFDMEESDVRRSVNEMLSENTTLSAYWDRDDAYLYLDRNNATRLQHLVKGTSESISILAKHCESRLRAGGGRGRGRGGAAGGRGGAGGRGAGGRGRGGR
- a CDS encoding putative U1A small nuclear ribonucleoprotein — its product is MEFIEVTNVAFPVGLEHTRRTLLRLFERVQSVEDIVVDVRQSRAMISFTESSAAQEALVLLDGFPLFGRALCLHVSPPPASPIRGYIVATKPSKYLLVRNTPYLTVVVKLKHIAGVVAITSAGVNSCFVVAESVEDTILLKEVLLSHPSRWGTEVFVSYLRKLP